The genomic stretch CAAACAGACCTCAACAAAACAAAAAGAAATTCAGAGAACCAGTAGGCCATGCCGTCAAGAAAAAAATAGACACTTTGACATGTTCGTATTTCTCAACACTTTCCCTAAGTGCCCTTATTTCCAAGATGAACAAAAGGACAAGACTCagtaaaaaagcaaattactgcggatgctggaatctgaaaccaaaagagaaaatgctggaaaatctcagcaggtctggcagcatctgtaaggagagaaaagagctgacgtttcgagtccaaatgactccAAGTCCTTTAAGTTCTGAGTTCTCGAAGttctgagcactgctccttcatcagatggtggaacctgcccaccccagtccaacgccggcatctccacatcatgtctatttcTTGGTTGCCGCCAAGTCTTATCTGTAGTCTTCTTCGCTGGCGGTCATGCTGAGTCATTGTGGGGGTGGCCTCCAAGTGTCTCTTCTTATCCCCCTCTTCACGCCCTTCCAGAAGGTTCTCTGGTTTTCAGCCAATGGAGTTACCCAGTAGGGGTCGCAGCACCCAATGAGGTTGCAAATTCCTTATTGGGGGGACGCTAGATGCACCTAGGGATGGGATTTTCTAGCCGCGCTCACCCGAAagtcagaaaatctcacccaaggtcaatggacctttgaatggtccgctcccatctgctacgattcccttgatgggcgagatgggaaaattccacacttGGTGTCCATCACCAGGTATGCATATCCCACGTAGCCCCCTTCCACATAATGCCGTGGCGGGAACTCTAGGCACCAGAGAGTCCAGCTGAAACCAGGGAATACATAACTACCTGCCAAAAATGGTCAGGGTCAAGTCCTTCTGATCTCTGCTTCTAGGGCACACCCTGGCTTGCCCTGACCTGTATCGTTCTTGGTCTTGGCCCGTCCAAGTTGCCAGCGTTGttactgttcactgcagcagtttACTTCAGAGTGTCCAATTGTCCACTGGGCCTACGATTCAGGCTGTTGATCATCTGGCCACAACACTGCATGGGAGCAAGAACATCGGCCTGGTTCTGCACCCGCTCTTCATCCCTGAGGCCTCCTTcattacctcccccccccccccccccgcagacatATCCTATAACCCTTCCCAGCCAGGATCAGCTGGGGTGGGTCAGAGAGGGACGGAATCTGAATCACACCTTCGTAGTTCAGTGGACAAGTGAGAGGGACCTGCACTGCCCGGGGAAACAGATTCCCATTTCCACAGAATCTCTCACCACCTCAGAAAGCCGCAGACTGCTTCACAATTCCCAGCTTGTGCAGACGAAGCTCAGAGTTATGGCCAGGTGCTTTTAGTGATTTCACTTAAGGGATCAATATTGACCTCAGGTCACCGGAGAACTCGattctgaccctcccacagtgcggcgctccctcagcactgacactcccacagtgcagcgctccctcagcactgacactcccacagtgcggcgctccctcagcactgaccctcccacagtgcagcgctccctcagcgctgaccctcccacagtgcggcgctccctcagcactgaccctcccacagtgcggcgctccctcagcactgaccctcccacagtgcggcgctccttcagcactgaccctcccacagtgcggcgctccctcagcactgaccctcccacagtgcggcgctccctcagcactgaccctcccacagtgcggcgctccctcagcactgaccctcccacagtgcggcgctccctcagcactgaccctcccacagtgcggcgctccctcagcactggccctcccacagtgcggcgctccctcagcactgaccctcccacagtgcggcaccccctcagcactgaccctcccacagtgcggcgctccctcagcactgaccctcccacagtgcggcgctccctcagcactgaccctcccacagtgcggcgctccctcagcactgaccctcccaaagtgcggcgctccctcagcactgaccctcccacagtgcggcgcctcctcagtgctgactctctgttacgcaattgagtttgtgaagtCGGAATTTGATGTTGATAAAGATGTTAAAATTTGTAAAAATGCGAGGTCCCTTTAAAAGCGGGTGTTTCACCTCAGTgcaggaggtttaaaatgcaaaatacACACAGAGTCTcagactgaaacatttatatcaaaaagtcaagcagtCGTCTAGATAGAGACAACCTGTTGTTGTGttaattttgcccaatcaatttaaagcaacactcagctaccaagaacctataagatttgaatttgatggtgctgaaaaaaatcagaccaatcctattgtaggtcACCACGGGTATAAAAGAGAGCGTAAGAGGGAAAACAGGAGGtagcaactgccacctctcaagcctcgagagggagagagcagctctccactCTGCCAGCTTTATATATCTCTTCAGAGAACACACCATCGAACcagcgaaaggtaccaaatcaaaaAGAACTCACAGACGGGGAAATCAACCGAGAAACTCCAGAAGGTTCCCAAAgatacaaaacctggttgtatatattttttgagagtgactaaattctgttaTTACTTTGTGGTTAATGAATTGAtgttgtatttatctgaacagcattccaggagaatcttattttattcaggatgttacttgtttagttaaagttcctggttagttaaataaataaattaagtgttcattttaaagtgagtgcgGGGGTATTTCTGTTCGTTACCCACTAAACGTTACTGAAgggcagttcacaccttcccacacacttttcacagattacgaggcgagacattcctctttgggggaattTAGTGTTACGTCTAAAAGGGGATCAACCTCTGCGTCGTAAAACCCTCCGACGGTGCGGACAAATCCATTTGTGCCCTTGTGCAATAAATACGACAGAAGCACCCAGCCCCTGGATGCTGCTTGTCGTCTGCCAGGTAACTGCAGCTAACATACCAGATTCTGGGAGCAGTGCTGATCTGTATCCGGAGTCTCGTTGTAACTCAATCTCCTTTAGTGCAAATATTGATGTagctggggagagagaaaggcaggTTAGTATACAAACCCAGAGTGAACCGAGAGCTGGGATCCAAAATGGAGAGCGAGAACGACACAGTGTCCTCGGTGATGCTCAAAGGTGTGGCTGCGACCCCTGCGTCACCACAAGCCGCTCAGGTTGCGGAGCGACAGAGACTCAGCGCTCCACGAATTCACAGAAAGATGGGAGAAAACTTGGGATAGTGTTGATCAGAGTCAGTGCCACGCACTGCACAGGAGAGTGGAAACAGTGCACGTGCCGTAGCGGAATCATCGTGATCTTGCACACTGGTAAAATCAGGCAGAGATCATTCCGGAACGATTCAGAAGACGACAGAGAGCGGGACGGCTGAGCTGCAGGCTGGGTTTGGATGTGGACAAGGAACTGGAGATCCAGTTGCTGATCTTAGAATCATGAtaagcaacattttaaaaattcactcatgggacatgggcgtcgctggctgggcccatcaTTTACCATCCGTCccgagttacccttggagggcagttgagagtcaaccacattgctgtggctctggagtcacatgtaggccagaccgggtaaggacggcagatttccttccctgaaggaaccagatgggtttttccgacaatcgacaacgggtcatcagtaagaacataagaaataggaacaggagtagaccagctagcccctcgagcctgccccgccattcaataagatcatggctgatccgaagtggatcagttccacttacccgcctgatccctataacccctaattcccttaccgatcaggaatccatctatctgtgatttaaacatatttaacgaggaagcctccaccacttcagtgggcagagaattccagagattcaccaccctctgagagaagatgttcctcctcaactctgtcctaaactgacccccctttattttgaggctgtgccccctagttctagcttcctttctaagtggaaagaatctctccacctctaccctatccagccccttcattatcttatatgtctctataagatcccccctcagccttctaaattccaacgagtacaaacccaatctgctcagtctctcctcataatcaacacccctcatctctggtatcaacctggtgaaccttctctgcactccctccaaggccaatatatccttccacaaggggaccaatactgcacacagtattccaggtgcggcctcaccaatgccctgtacagatgcagcaagacatctctgcttttatattctatcccccttgcgatataggccaacatcccatttgccttcttgatcacctgttgcacctgcagactgggtttttgcgtctcatgcacaaggacccccaggtccctctgcacagcagcatgttgtaatttctttccatttagataataatccaatttgctattatttcctccaaagtgaataacctcgcctttgtcaacgttatactcccagtagattcttaattccagatattttttattgaattcaaattccaccatctgccgtggcgggattcgaacccggatccccagaacattagctgagtttttctgGGTTTATCGTCTCGTGTTAGTTTGATCTCACACACTGGCAAAATCAGACAGCAATCATTCGGAATGATTCAGAAAAAGACGGAGAGCGGGATGGCTGAGCTGCAGGCTGGATTTGGATGTGGATGAGGAACTGGAGATCCAGTTTCTGATCTCAGAATCATTATCAGCAAAGTACAGGACCATCAGCGGGCAACAGGCGTGAGCTGCATTGTTTGTGAGAAGACATTTGATTGGGTCTAACGCACTAACACTGCTTGACAGCGTCAGGCAGACGATAACCACCACGGTTACACACAGAATCAgcgaatccctatggtgcagagagaggccattcggcccattgaatctgcactgactctccgacagagcagcccacccagtccctatctccTATCGCGAGGGTCAGAGTTACCAACTCTCCAGTGTGTCCACACACCACATGTACTCAGCGTCCCTGAGGAAAATGGGAAgcatgggattgagaaacttatcagccatgattgaatggcggagccgactcgatgggccgaacgacctaagtctgctcctgtgtcttctgGTCATCAGATTGGTCAGTTTAACAGATTCTGATTGGTCAGTTTCACACGGTGGATTCTGATTGGTCAGTTTCACAGGGTGGATTCCGATTGGTGCGCACAGGGTGGATTCTGATTGGTGAGTTTCACCAGTTGGATTCTGATTGGTGAGTTTCACAAGGTGGATTCTGATTAGTCAGTTTCACTGACATCGAGGCAGCTCacaggcggagaagtggcagatggacttcaacccagataaatgcgtcgtggtccattttggcaggtcaaatgggatgaaggagtacaatataaagggaaagactcttagtactgtagaggatcagaaggactttggggtccgggtccataggactctgaaatcggccccgcaggtggaggaggtggttaagaaggcgtatggtgtgctggcctttatcaatcgagggattgagtttaggagtccggggataatgatgcagctatataagaccctcgtcagaccccacttggagtactgtgctcagttctggtcgcctcattacaggaaggatgtggaaaagattgaaagggtgcagaggagatttacaaggatgttgcctggattgagtggcatgccttatgaggataggctgagggagctcggtcttttctccttggagagacgtaggatgagaggagacctaatagaggtgtataagatgttgagaggcatagatcgggtggactctcagaggctttttcccagggtggaaatgtctgctacgaggggacacaggtttaaggtgctggggggtaggtacaggggaaatgttagggggaagtttttcacacagagggtggtgggcgagtggaatcggctgccgtcagtggtggtggaggcgaactcaatcgggtcttttaagagactcctggatgagtacatgggactaaataggatggagggttataggtaggcctaaaaggtcgggatatgttcggcacaacttgtggggccgaagggcctgtttcgtgctgtagtttttctatgtttctaaatatagTTCTCTTCTAATATATATTACTGAATCTGTGACATGCTGCTTGAAAACCAGTTGCTTTTAACAGCATGTAGGAAGTATCCTGTACCGTCAAGCGGACAAACGCGTGGGTGCCGGAGAGAGCTGGTGTACAGAGGAACCTGTCTGAGGCACTGACATCGAGGCAGCTCACATATTGTGGACAAGTGACACAAACAGGAAGGGTAGGTGGTGTTTGGAAAAAGggtaatgtgaggaaaaacgccTGGAAAATGTGCAGAAGGAAGACCCCTGGATGGATTATATCAGGATGCAGACTGGGCCCCACCGCGGGACAGGCAGTGGGAGCGGGAGAGAAAGATAGTTCACCAGCCTCGGACTCGGACCAGATGAAAGGCTGCTCTTCCCAGTAACCAGGTGACACTGTCACTGAGCAGCAGGGTTTGCGAGTGGCTGGGTGATGCCAAATTCACACAGATCGGCAAGAAATGGAAGAGAAGGAAGGGAAGATAGACACTCACTGTCTGGTAActtgtaaaccctctcccccaaacTCTGGAAGTGCGGATGCTTCATGGCCTGCTGTGCAGAGATCCTCTTCTTCCCTTcaaactgagacagagagggtggagagagagagagacggagagggagagagagagacggagagggagagagagagggagagagagagggagagacatgagggagagagacagggagagacagacagagagagagagagagagacagagagagacagagagagagagagaggggaagagagagagggagagggagagggagggagagacatgagagagagagagagacagggagagacagacagagagagagagagagacagagagagacagagacagagacagagagaccgagagtgagagaccgagagagagacagatcagagagagagagagagagggcaagaccaagacagagagaaagagagagagagacagatcagagagagaaagagagaaggggaAGTGGACAGGGAGGGAagtgggaagggaggagggaaaaGGGTAGAGCAAGGAGGTGGGAGGGGTTAggtgtcagggggagaggggggcagagaaagagagagagagacattaaacatagTCTTAAACAGAGACTGGCTTGTTTGGGCTCACTCACGTTTGCTGCCATTAGCGGGGCGCAGAGACAAACATGCAgcaatgtttcagtgagatttattctctgacaatgggcggaattttcccatcccacccaccacgggaatcggagcgggcaggggggtgggggtggccatACAAAGGTTCGCTGACCTTGGACGGGAGTTTCTGGATTTggagcgagcgtggctggaaaatcccgccctctgtgtcTGCCACGCTCCCTATCCTGTTTGATTCTGTGGCAATCACTACTCTCCAAATCCCAGCTCTGAAACTACTGCCCACTCAGGCAATCCCGGCCCTCCCTCCTGACCTCAGAACCTCCCGGCTTCTCCCCTGGACTAGACTGCCACCCCACCCAACCGCAGAACCTCCATGGAGGAGCCCAGACTGGGGAATTAaaccattggggggggggggggggggtgctgggtacCAGGCATCACAAACCTGCCACCAACCCAGTGCCCAGGCTTCCAATGCCAAGCACAGTTCCCTCGCCCCGTTGCATGCAGCACTGGATCCAGTGCCCCAGTGTGCACACCAGTTGGATCCAGTGCTCACGTGCGCACACCAGTTGGATCCAGTGTCTCAGTGCACACGCCAGTTGGATCCAGTGCCCCAGTGCACACACCAGTTGGATCCAGTGTCTCAGTGCGCACGCCAGTTGGATCCAGTGTGCACACCAGTTAGTGGGACCTGGTCCCACAGGGGGTTTCCTAACTTGGAAAAGGGGAGGGTGGCCCTGGCTGAGCTGAGccgatggtttttaaaaaaatatttccagCCTACCTGTAGAAGTTTTGCCAGGAGATCGAGTCCCTCTGTGTCTAACCTGTGGGACAGAAAGAGAAAAAGCCTCAATCTGACTGAATCGTCAGATTGTCCAGTTGTCGTGtcaccacgccccctccccccagcccgcaGGAGCTTTGGGAGAGAGGGCCAAGGTCCCATGACAGGGGTCTCCCCAGAAGTTGGGTCGGGGACAGGGTAGCAGTTAAGAAGACCAAGGCCCCACAGTGCAGAGTCCCCGGAaatgagggagagtgggggggcgaggggcggaagggggaggggggggcgggggtggtggtgcgtgtggggtgggggtggtgggtgcgggtggggggggggggggggggggtgcgggtggggggggtgcgggtggggggggcgggttgggggggggcggggggaggtggtgcgggtgggggggtggtggggtggaagggggaggggcggaaggagggggggggcgggggtggtggtgcgggtggggggtgggggggggggggggtggggtggagaggaccGAGGCCCTGAGCAGAGCACCACCACCGGGACCTACCTGGGTGCGTGGTTGACGAGAGGCTCCGGCCGGTATTTTGGATAGTTGTACGATCGGAACTCCTCGTTTGCCAGGATTCCAGGCCACGTTTCCTCTGTCGGCGTTCCTGTCGGGACAGGAGGTGGAGGGTCAGCGGGAGGAGGGCAATAATACAGTCGCGCGGATTGGGAGAGCAGCAAGGGGATTTAAAAACAATCGCGAGGCAAGCGGGAGGGCAAAGGAGGTGCCAGCCTGCACGAGAGCAGCAGCACTGATGGATAGTGCCTTACCTAATACCCTGAATATAAAATGTAATTCTTCTTCTACAGTGGAGCCTGGGAACAACGGACGGCCAGTCGCCATTTCATAAaatatacaccccacacccctgtcAGGAGGGAATGAGGAAAGATAGTTAGTTCCAGAAAGCAGAAACACAGCTTCACTGAGACGACACTGAATAATCTCACTAAACACAGCTTCACAGAATCTACACTGAATAATCTCACTAAACACAGCTTCACAGAATCTACACTGAATAATctcactgaacacagcttcacAGACACTACAGGCTCTCTTTACCCTTTGCTGTTCCCATCACCCTGTGAATTTTCCTCTTCCTAGTATTTATCTGATTCCCCTCTTTCTGAGGGTGAATCTGCTCCCAccgccctctcaggcagcgccttccagatcacaacaactcaccgtGTCgataaaattctcctcatctctcccccccgccttttcccgattctcttcaacCCGTGTCCCTAACCCTCCCTCTGGTTGCCAGCCCTCTTGCCGctgggaaacactttctccttacTCTGTCCAAACCTCTCTTTGATTGATAACGGCTTTATTaaaccacccctctccccccgccaccactcccccgcacccctgccgcccccaccctccgccccccccccccccccccaccccgccccctccactcCACAGCCCACCACTAGTTTGATCCCAAACATCCACGGGCAATCCTCTTCTCACCTCCTCAGAGAAAGGGTGTGGGCATTTGCAAAGCTGCGAGTAGCCCACGTTAAGCCTACAGGACAAGTGAGACAGAGGGTTCTCACAGCACAGGCCcacgtcccatcaccgtgtgggggaaaaCCACCAGCTTCACACTCATAGGGCgggactttatggcctcgctcaccccgaaacccgcctgaggtcaacggacctttccatggtccacccctcgcctgctcagattcctgtggcgggcgggtcaGTAAATCCCGGCCGCAGAGTCAGAgatgtacagcatggaaacaggcccttcggcccaactcctccatgctgaccaggtttcctaaactgaaatagtcccatttgcctgcgtgttgcccacatccctctaaacctttcccacccatgtacctgtccaaatgtcttttaaatgttgtcactgtacccgcttctaccacctcctctggcagcccattccatatacgcatcaacctgtgtgtgaaaaagttgccccttgggTCTCTTTcaaatcttttccctctcacctttaacctatgccctctagttttagactcccctatctttgggaaaaggccttggctgttcaccctatcgatgcccctcatgattttataaacctccatgaggtcatccctcatcctcccacgctgcagggaaaaagtcccggcctatccagcctctcctcaaacctTCCAGCTCCTTTCCAGTTTAACAACATCCTTCCTATcgcagggcgaccagaactgtacgcagcgctccaaatgtggccgcaccagtgtcttgtacagtttGTAACAttgcgtcccaactcctgtcctcaatgccctgaccgaggAAGGCGAGAGTGCCAATAaccaccttcaccaccctgtccacccgtgacgccactttcaaggagcgatgTACCTGCGCCCCTCggtctctctgttcgacaacatattgggcggcacggtagcacagtggttagcactgctgcttcacagctccagggacctgggttcgattcccggctcgggtcactgtctgtgtggagtttgcacattctcctcgtgtctgcgtgggtttcctccgggtgctccggtttcctcccacagtccaaagatgtgcgggttaggttgattggccaggttaaaaattgcccctgagagtcctgagatgcgtaggttagagggattagtgggtaaaatatgtgggggtagggcctgggtgggattgtggtcggtgtagactcaatgggccgaatggcctccttctgcactgtagggtttctttctatgattccccGACAGTTAACTgtggaagtcctgccctggtttgtcttgccaaaatgcaacaccttgcatttgtctgagTTAAACTCGGGGTGGTCTGGGTGTGTGGGAGAAGGGGCCTGGTGTTTTGACACCAGTTGGAATCAGCGCTTCTGAACGTGGCAAGTCAGCAAAATGCATGAAGGCTGGAGGGATGCGTCTGTGCGTCTCTGATCTGTTACTCACCACATGTCTATCTGTGTCGAATATTCTGTGGATCCCAGCAGGACATCAGGAGGCCTGTACCAGAGCGTCACCACTTCGTTAGAATAGGTTTTTGTAGGAACGGATTTAGCCCGGGCTAATCCTAAAGAATCACAAGTAGCAAAGTAAAGGAAATGCgttcatttttgttttattcatccgtgggacatgggtgtcgctggctgggccagcatttattgcccatccctagttgccccttggagggcagttgagagtcaaccacattgctgtggctctggagtcacatgtaggccagaccgggtaaggacggcagatttccttccctaaaggacattagtgaaccagcgactagttccagattttattaattgaatttaaatgtcaccatctgccgtggtgggattcgaacctgatcgCCAGAGACTTGCCCTGGGAGAATTGCCCGAGTGCAATGACAATATCAGTACGCAACCACCTTCATTAAAATCATGAATTGATGGTATTCATGTGGGTCAGGTTGGTTCCACATTCACTTCCCAATTTGAGTCTTTAGGCCATGATTTTTGGTTTGGCTCCAAAGATTCAACTGATAATCCAGGCCAGttctgtgggagcgccgcactgtgggagggtcggtgctgagggagcgccgcactgtgggagggtcagtgctgagggagcgccgcactgtgggagggtcagtgctgagggagcgccgcactgtgggaggatcagtgctgagggagtgctgcactgtgggagggtcagtgctgagggagcgccgcactgtgggagggtcagtgctgagggagcgccgcactgtgggagggttagtgctgagggagcgccgcactgtgggagggtcagtgctgagggagcgccgcactgtgggagggtcagtgctgagggagcgccgcactgtgggagggtcagtgctgagggagcgccgcactgtgggagggtcggtgctgagggagcgccgcactgtgggaggatcagtgctgagggagcgccgcactgcgggagggtcagtgctgagggagcgccgcactgtgggagggtcagtgctgagggagcgccgcactgtgggagggtcagtgctgagggagcgccgcactgtgggagggtcagtgctgagggagcgccgcactgtgggagggtcagtgctgtgggagcgccgcactgtgggagggtcagtgctgtgggagcgccgcactgtgggagggtcagtgctgagggagcgccgcactgtgggagggccagtgctcagggagcgccgcactgtgggagggccagtgttcagggagcgccgcactgtgggagggccagtgctcagggagcgccgcactgtgggagggtgagtgctgagggagcgctacaCTGTGGGagcatcagtgctgagggaaatgTGATCTATGGGGTCTGGGGTCTTCTCAAGGGGTCCTGAGGAGCTTGCCGTCCTTACTGAACCGGTGTACTCCACACAATGAACTAGAAGTGATTGATTATTGCTGCTAGATTAAATCAAGTGGTGTCTGCAGCTAACTGAAAAAGCTCGACATGTTGTACCAGCAGCGAAGTGGGCCTGACCCTCCATGTGGGGCTGACCAATGCAGTGGTCGGTGAGTGTGGGGAAGTCTCCCATGCTTGTGGTGGGTATGGTGCTGAAGGAGTGATGGTGTGGACATACCGAAGTCTGCGAGCTTGAGCTCTCCTTTCTCATTGATGAGCAGGTTCTGTGGTTTTAAATCTCGATGTAGCACTTTCCTGTGATGACAATAGGCCAGGCCTCGCAACAGCTGGAATAGGAAAAGCTGAGACAACACACAGCGAGATCAGCCAGGAGCAGCCAACAGCTTTACTTCAACACTCTCATTTCAATTCTGTGTTCAAGGTGAggaatcaaacactcccaggacagggacagcacggggttagatacagagtaaagctccctctacactgtccccatcaaacactcccaggacagggacagcacggggttagatacagagtaaagctccccctacactgtccccatcaaacactcccaggacagggacagcacggggttagatacagagtaaagctccctctacactgtccccaacaaacactcccaggatagggacagcacggggttagatacagagtaaagctccctctacactgtccccatcaaacactcccaggacagggacagcacggggttagatacagagtaaagctccctctacactgtcccccatcaaacactcccaggacagggacagcatggggttagatacagagtaaagctccctctacactgtccccaacaaacactcccaggatagggacagcacggggttagatacagagtaaagctccctctacactgtccccatcaaacactcccaggacagggacagcacggggttagataca from Mustelus asterias unplaced genomic scaffold, sMusAst1.hap1.1 HAP1_SCAFFOLD_3410, whole genome shotgun sequence encodes the following:
- the LOC144490540 gene encoding cyclin-dependent kinase 17-like is translated as MVKNGKPPSSHSMHSFLHQYAGTFKKPPLRRPHSVVGRSLSSYLHRNTTLEIVHEDLKMGSDGESDQASATSSDEVQSPVRVRMRNNVRKISTEDINKRLSLPADIRLPEGYLEKFAMNSPPFDKPLSRRLRRVSLSEIGFGKLETYVKLDKLGEGTYATVYKGRSKLTDNLVALKEIRLEHEEGAPCTAIREVSLLKDLKHANIVTLHDIIHTEKSLTLVFEYLDKDLKQYLEDCGNIINIHNVKLFLFQLLRGLAYCHHRKVLHRDLKPQNLLINEKGELKLADFGLARAKSVPTKTYSNEVVTLWYRPPDVLLGSTEYSTQIDMWGVGCIFYEMATGRPLFPGSTVEEELHFIFRVLGTPTEETWPGILANEEFRSYNYPKYRPEPLVNHAPRLDTEGLDLLAKLLQFEGKKRISAQQAMKHPHFQSLGERVYKLPDTTSIFALKEIELQRDSGYRSALLPESGMLAAVTWQTTSSIQGLGASVVFIAQGHKWICPHRRRVLRRRG